acaccctgaaccagtccatcacaggacagagaGGATAACAGCATAGAATTACAACAGTGTTACATTAATAACATATTCCACTCAGTCACTGTAGAACATATAACTCTCATTTTCTTTGACAAGCATTTAAACTAAGCTAAGAAAAGTGAGATATTAACAAACCTATTacaaagtttttgttttatatgcagtataataataataataataatagcaactacaacaacaacaacaacaataataataatacgccatttacataaacatgaagtttattttaaagaaatgattttaaaaattagGGAACGGTTATAtttttgacttttattttgacgcTGGGTCGTTGGGGCTGTTCTGTGGTTGTCTCCGGGCGGAGGGCTCGGGCTGGTTTAGCTCTTCAGCTCTAAATGCGGGGCAGGACTCTGTAAGTAACGCCGCACGTTTTAATAACGCGGCAGAAAATGTGATTCCGTATCTGTAAGACTGCAAAAGGACGAGAAATACAGCACGAAGCTGTGGTCACTCCTTAGTCgcgttttcccgttccaccttaaatgcccaGCTGCCGAGTcgtttaaagtggaacggggAAAGTCGAACAGGAAGCCAACCCCCGCCTCCTGTTAACACGGCACTTTAAGCCAAACTCGTGTAGCTTTTAAAATCCGTCTTTTATCGTGATGTTATGATTTACTGGTCAACGTTTCTGTTTCCACTCAAGGGCATGTCGACGGGAGCGGTGTTACGCGCGTTCCTGTCCGGGTGCGCGCGAAAGCTGACGCGGGAGGTTCCTTGGCCGGGCGCGCGCCGCCTCCCGCAGTTCCGCGCGCTCCATGCGTGCCCGCCGCGGTGCGCGGGTCACAACAAGTGGTCCAAAGTGAAAGACATCAAAATCCCCAAGGATGCGGCCCGCGCGCGACTCATCGCCAAGTACACGATGCTGATCAGGGTGGCCGTGAAAGGTGAACCGCGTCTGTCAcgtgaaggggaactccatccaTTTTCCCAAATTTCTGCCCAGTCTCAGGATTGAGCTGTCAGGACTTTGACAGTggcaatgactttgttttcgTCTGATTGAATCATATAGAAATGAtggaaaactggtggaattcctctcGAAAGGCAAAATTgattgatgcaaaaaaaaaaaaatctgaaaaataaataaataaatcagtaaaatGAAGATGCAGCCCCCAGATACCCCACACCGCACCGTCCCCCACACCCCAGGACCTAATGAGGAACAGAATTATATACAGTTATATAAACCCTATCGCTGTATTCCATCAGATACAGTTATTTCCACCTTATAATAAGATACCGGGTGCAATTCTTATGACGTATATATGGACGATACGCACCGGTCAGGCATGACATCATGagcgcctccttgtttctatgctcactgtccactttatcagctccacttactgtataggtgcactttgtagttctacagttacagactgtagtccatctgtttctctgatactttgttaccccctttcacccagttcttcagtgatcacgcccactgaccctcacagagcagatactatttgtgtggtggatcattctcagcactgcagtaacactgatggtggtggtggtggtgttagtgtatgttgcgctggtatgagtggatcagacacagcagagctgctggggGTGTATATTGTAATATTGCCCATATTTTCTGAACACactgtggatatcatcagtgcTTGTAGAAAGCTGTGCAAAATTAGTCACGTTTAACTGGATTTTGTGCCagatgttgaataaaaatcactgggTTTGTTTTTTCATAGTATTTTTAAAGTGTAGCACTTCTGGACCTTTTTTTCTCGGGTTCCAGCagatcagatgtctgaagaaataaatattgtgacatgtTGTCTATCGTGAAAATACCTGCAAGTATcgcaatattatatattatactcttgccatatcacccacctctaccTGAAAGTAGGgaaaagtagttttttgtggTTTAAACTTTGACTGTCCCTTTAAGAGTACTAGAATTGTGGCTGTTGTAAATGTGTCTAGTTGTGAATAAGTCTGAAATGCTGTCTGTATGTCAGCGCCAGtgcactgtctgtctctctgtctgtctgatcactcatacagtttgtgttgtttgtttagagggaGGATCCAACCCAGAGTTTAACATCACACTCGCACAGCTTATAGAGCAGTGCAGAAGCAAAAATCTACCCAAATCCACCATAGAGGCCGCCATCAAAGGAGCGGTAAGGATTAACACGTTTGTTCATACTGGTGCAATAAATCAAACAGTcagtcaataaaaaaaaaatgaatgagccTTTGATAACATCTAATGCCTGCTGAGCGGCTCTTTAAAGGAAACCTAATTCTGAATTTGCATTTGGCAGCCGTGTCATAGTGCACatataaaaaatggttcttcaggggttcatTAGTAAAAGCAGCAGTTCTGTATATAAACCCAGTTTGTTATGATTCATGAAAGAACGCtatttaaaatggttctgtatagcaccaaaaatggggCTCTACTATTTTTCTATgtgaaagaaccatttttgctaaagctacattcacattacaagcctcgttgctcaaatccaatttttttgctcaaatccaatcTCTCGGACAGGATGGTTCACAGGTAAATGATTCAAATccatcattaatgtgatgaaccggtgtcctgaaatgaccctcatgagctcatcctactcagtaacgtcaagTGAcagaatcactgcatcatcagcacaaactaacgagcagaacgagctccgctgagaagatcattaactctgatcagctctcagcttcattattagagccacacaaaggagaaaaaggtgagatgtgctgcttttccaccgtttacaggctttaacgtctgttcggcactgttgccatggaaacgctgaatgatggtcacGCACAGTGGAAACAAAGCAcgtgaattccgatctgagcatcacattaaagTCGcgtggccacgaatcggatacttatccaatctaggaccacatataaaagtggctcaggtcgggtttgaaaaagtcagatttgtgtccacacagccccgaaaacaccagatctgagtcacattaggacaaaaaatctgatttgtgccacttcagcctggtaatgtaaACGTAGCCTAGGGTGTACTTGGCTTTGatgttttgaatatttttcattggGGATGTACTGATATGAATATTCTAATTTTAGGGCACAATTTCTGtgcatttgctgagtttaaaatattggagaaaaaaaagtaaaatgtaaaacgtGCCATAACATCTGCACAGGCTACAttgtatgtttcatttttttcttactacgttaaattctgcaaacagtaattgtgtatttaactgtgcagacgtgtgttttctgtagatgttcacttattttcactgcaATACATAATTTGTcaggggtacccaaacttttgcatgcaactctgtatatgcatatacattAACACAATGTCATCCACATGTAATAGCTTTACAAAAAgggggttacaaatgcagtaaaatgaataaagataTTCAGATGTGCAGATATTTTTGCACCATAATCCGGCATGGCTTAACATTCAGCTCTTACAGAGTACAATAAACACGTCATCCAATATTGGATTTGGTCCTagagcagcactgcagtgcagATGAATTGTAACGTTCTCTCACAGGCATGAAGTCAGTGCTTTTTGCTGAAAAGCTTTTAATTTAAAGGTGTTTTGAATGGCTGTGAATGACGGTTCAGTCTGTAGTCCTCTGTGCTCACCCCTGGTCTCGgtcctttacaggagaagtcaAAGGCTGCTGCGCAGTGTCTGTATGAGGCACGAGGACCTGGCGGATGCTGGCTGCTCATTGAGGTTCTGACGGACAACAACACACGGTCGCACAACGAGATCAAACACATCCTGACGAAAAACGGGTCAGTGTGTACGTAGAGACTGGATAAGGCACTGATGATTTAGCCACCAATCAGTTCAGAAAGTCAGATGTTTTTGCAAcaggggtgtaaaaatgcattatttgaATTGCATTGATTTCGAAATGCTACATTATATTCAGTAAAGCAGCAGggtctctctcctttctccaaAGAGGGCCAAAATATTATTCACAAATCCTGAGTTTGCCAAATGTCAGCGTATGGAttcagagctttctgtgaggctctatttgtattgtagacattgtgaccccggTTCCATTCATCACCACTTTTATGTGCTGGTGAATGGACATTTATGCCTGAAGCTAATATGTTGATCATCGTCCATTCTCCTTGGACCATGAGGACAGTATGCATATTAAATTtcattatttacaaataaagaTTTAGTTTCCGTTCCTTTTAGCTAGGAACACTACAAGACATTCATTTGTGTGCGTTAAGCCAGCGTCCTGTAATGCCTCTGTTTGTCCACAGGGGGGTGCTGTGTGATGGTGCACGCCATAATTTTGACAGGAAAGGTGTTGTGGTGGCGGACAGAGATGGCATCTCCACCGAGAGAGCACTGGAGCTGGCCATAGAGTCAGGGGCTGAAGATGTACAGGAGACTGAGGATGAGGAAGCAAAGCCTATTCTACAGGTCTGCACACTCTGAAAGTGTTTAGTATAGAggaaatgtaatgttgatgttgGTGAAAATGGTCGtagatttaaaataaataaataaatacatttttttatatattttgcatTGCAGCACCCTGCATGAACTTTTGTGCCATGagtggagttcaaaaaataagttttaggccaaaaactacTATAAAAGcagtgagtgcgtttacatgcacttaataatccgataaccgcataaaatcagattttgtcagtaaaccAATCAATGCCATTTCATACacttcagtaatcagataattggGAAattctgggtctacatgagtcagacattAATTAGATTTCTGCTTTAGCCGATCAACTCAGAAGACAGCGTGACATAAAAGTGACATAAACTTCAAActgtggctttttttaaaaacactgtgccactttacctgaaaaacatgaacatacatcatttagaagtcaaagaatatttatttaaatctttgtttcatcatgtatttggtttcaccATCGctcagtgttttgctgcgtctcacaGCGACGCTGCATTTATtgtgcttatttccagtaccgctgtgtgtttttgcacatgctcagacctggaaatctgaaagaaatcagagtgagagttcacagcactgagacatctgattactgagctaaaatccagcctctttatcagatttcttcatcagatttgtagaccttactccgatctaagaaatcagagtgtgctgtttacgcGACCGTTtcataatccgataactgcagaaatccgattatgatcagattattaagtgtacaCTCAATGAATCAAGTACCAGGAAGCCTGCTTGTAACTATTTTGGTTAATTGCTTTCTGTGAGCTAAGCATTAAACATCTCACTCCTATCACCACTGACTTCTCTAGAAGAACAGCGCATTTcgcatcaaaccgctctgaatgactgaatgtttacatcttacccACTTAATGATGAAGACATTTTGGAAGCATTTTAAAGCATTCTTAAATATTTTCCATCTACCCTTCTCTCCTCCTCAGTTCATCTGTGACATGAGCTCCATGAAGGTGGTGCGGACAGCACTGGAGGCTCTTGGGGTGCACACACTCTCCACTGGGATGGAGTACATCTCCAACAGCCCCACTCCTCTACTGCAGCTCCAGCTAGAGGCAAGTGCTGTCCTGCTGGAGGCTCTCAACGATTACCCAGATGTGGTCAGAGTTTGGGACAACATTCAGGCCCTGGAGTGAAACCTAAGGAACAAAACGTGAAGAATGCATCGATGATGTAGATATGACTAATACTGGAGGCTATGTGAGCCACAGCTGAAGCTCGGTGGGCAGGAAATGGACCTCAGCGCACCAGAAACTTTGTGCTGACTGACTTCTCAGTGATTTCCTCAAGCTTTTATGACATACTATGGTGTTGCAGGTTAAAGCCTGATTGTGTATTTGTGCAAATTCCAAGTTCAAAATAAAGCAGTATTTATGATCAGATcttcatttctgacagtgtacatAATCTGGTTCACGTTAACATCAAACTGGTTTTTCagcaaaatttaaaatttagtCTCCTCCCTTAATTGATGTGACAAGACGCATTTGGTGCCTTTTCAGTGTTGCACTGGAGGTACGAGGCTaagtaatggaaacttataGCCCACAAAAAAGCATGCCTAAATCAAAACACTTGCAT
This portion of the Pygocentrus nattereri isolate fPygNat1 chromosome 13, fPygNat1.pri, whole genome shotgun sequence genome encodes:
- the LOC108443158 gene encoding translational activator of cytochrome c oxidase 1, with the protein product MSTGAVLRAFLSGCARKLTREVPWPGARRLPQFRALHACPPRCAGHNKWSKVKDIKIPKDAARARLIAKYTMLIRVAVKEGGSNPEFNITLAQLIEQCRSKNLPKSTIEAAIKGAEKSKAAAQCLYEARGPGGCWLLIEVLTDNNTRSHNEIKHILTKNGGVLCDGARHNFDRKGVVVADRDGISTERALELAIESGAEDVQETEDEEAKPILQFICDMSSMKVVRTALEALGVHTLSTGMEYISNSPTPLLQLQLEASAVLLEALNDYPDVVRVWDNIQALE